One stretch of Malus domestica chromosome 14, GDT2T_hap1 DNA includes these proteins:
- the LOC103424259 gene encoding putative F-box/FBD/LRR-repeat protein At5g44950 isoform X2, translating to MDGNRKLMAAGSYQRQGVGAFAKSMTDRISDLPDGVAHHILSFLAITDLTRFGCVSKRCKQLYLSTPSLDIDVFSDAHMVSCFKQLLSSLDRFLWMHRGVNKIQRFRIYWDDFRHDDFLGLDFLEDATFRLMTWIHNAVSCNVEVLEVDIRMLIDRERRPLFPLSVFLCGSLKSLFLNMGRILLKAPSLTSSSNLEYLELRCVCIKDEDFFKWISSSCEKLEEICISWEPTPTGSRLLNIRAPNLKYLKWFGCLLMRQNLGELMCLEKAELSLKPEADDLNFLSEVLCSISRVKVLTLNHETTMALFNGGLTAKLLGYVFHLCISIGSFGDILVPGMVSVFGGLHNLNTLEIKTDHWSCDPECCSGFDMGYWGLQNLSFIHQLKEVTIELCDGSNGIQFAKYILEHAQNLKKVKIVHSPWQCNDIAEVKKSKMASNIATVVSEEYRTPRFYV from the exons ATGGATGGAAATCGTAAATTAATGGCAGCTGGAAGTTATCAACGTCAAGGAGTTGGAGCTTTTGCTAAGAGTATGACAGACAGAATTAGTGATCTTCCCGACGGAGTTGCTCATCacattctttccttccttgctaTCACAGACCTCACTCGTTTCGGCTGTGTGTCCAAAAGATGCAAACAACTTTATCTGTCAACCCCTTCGTTGGATATTGATGTATTTTCTGATGCACATATGGTGTCCTGCTTTAAGCAGTTGTTGAGTTCTTTGGATAGGTTCTTATGGATGCATCGTGGCGTTAATAAAATACAACGATTTCGTATCTATTGGGATGATTTTCGCCATGACGATTTCCTTGGACTTGATTTTCTTGAAGATGCGACCTTTCGATTGATGACATGGATCCACAATGCTGTAAGCTGTAACGTCGAAGTCCTTGAGGTTGATATCCGGATGCTGATTGATCGGGAGAGACGACCTTTGTTTCCGTTGTCTGTCTTTCTTTGTGGATCATTGAAGTCTCTTTTTCTGAACATGGGCCGTATACTTCTTAAAGCACCCTCACTTACTTCTTCCTCTAATCTCGAGTACTTGGAGTTGAGATGTGTTTGTATAAAAGATGAGGATTTTTTCAAATGGATCTCAAGTTCAT GTGAGAAACTTGAAGAAATATGTATCAGCTGGGAACCTACTCCTACAGGCAGCAGATTACTAAATATCCGTGCTCCAAATCTTAAGTATCTGAAGTGGTTTGGGTGTTTGTTGATGCGCCAAAATTTGGGGGAACTAATGTGTTTAGAAAAAGCTGAACTTTCTTTGAAGCCTGAAGCGGATGACCTTAACTTCTTGTCTGAGGTTCTTTGCAGTATAAGCAGGGTTAAAGTTCTTACTCTAAACCATGAGACCACCATG GCTCTGTTCAATGGGGGTTTGACGGCAAAACTATTAGgatatgtttttcatttgtgcATTTCTATTGGAAGCTTCGGTGATATCCTAGTTCCAGGAATGGTCTCTGTTTTTGGAGGACTACATAATTTGAATACGTTGGAGATAAAGACTGATCACTGGTCATGTGACCCTGAATGT TGTTCTGGGTTTGACATGGGATACTGGGGTTTGCAAAACCTTTCTTTTATTCATCAACTTAAGGAGGTGACGATAGAGCTGTGCGATGGATCTAACGGAATTCAGTTTGCAAAATATATCCTCGAGCATGCTCAGAATTTGAAGAAGGTGAAGATCGTTCATTCGCCTTGGCAGTGTAATGATATAGCAGAGGTAAAGAAAAGCAAAATGGCTTCCAATATTGCCACAGTTGTCTCTGAGGAATATAGGACACCCAGGTTTTATGTTTAA
- the LOC103424259 gene encoding putative F-box/FBD/LRR-repeat protein At5g44950 isoform X1 — MDGNRKLMAAGSYQRQGVGAFAKSMTDRISDLPDGVAHHILSFLAITDLTRFGCVSKRCKQLYLSTPSLDIDVFSDAHMVSCFKQLLSSLDRFLWMHRGVNKIQRFRIYWDDFRHDDFLGLDFLEDATFRLMTWIHNAVSCNVEVLEVDIRMLIDRERRPLFPLSVFLCGSLKSLFLNMGRILLKAPSLTSSSNLEYLELRCVCIKDEDFFKWISSSCKCIKDLHLEYLDGINNVTIESSSLKSFSFVMVADSADGACHINISGEKLEEICISWEPTPTGSRLLNIRAPNLKYLKWFGCLLMRQNLGELMCLEKAELSLKPEADDLNFLSEVLCSISRVKVLTLNHETTMALFNGGLTAKLLGYVFHLCISIGSFGDILVPGMVSVFGGLHNLNTLEIKTDHWSCDPECCSGFDMGYWGLQNLSFIHQLKEVTIELCDGSNGIQFAKYILEHAQNLKKVKIVHSPWQCNDIAEVKKSKMASNIATVVSEEYRTPRFYV, encoded by the exons ATGGATGGAAATCGTAAATTAATGGCAGCTGGAAGTTATCAACGTCAAGGAGTTGGAGCTTTTGCTAAGAGTATGACAGACAGAATTAGTGATCTTCCCGACGGAGTTGCTCATCacattctttccttccttgctaTCACAGACCTCACTCGTTTCGGCTGTGTGTCCAAAAGATGCAAACAACTTTATCTGTCAACCCCTTCGTTGGATATTGATGTATTTTCTGATGCACATATGGTGTCCTGCTTTAAGCAGTTGTTGAGTTCTTTGGATAGGTTCTTATGGATGCATCGTGGCGTTAATAAAATACAACGATTTCGTATCTATTGGGATGATTTTCGCCATGACGATTTCCTTGGACTTGATTTTCTTGAAGATGCGACCTTTCGATTGATGACATGGATCCACAATGCTGTAAGCTGTAACGTCGAAGTCCTTGAGGTTGATATCCGGATGCTGATTGATCGGGAGAGACGACCTTTGTTTCCGTTGTCTGTCTTTCTTTGTGGATCATTGAAGTCTCTTTTTCTGAACATGGGCCGTATACTTCTTAAAGCACCCTCACTTACTTCTTCCTCTAATCTCGAGTACTTGGAGTTGAGATGTGTTTGTATAAAAGATGAGGATTTTTTCAAATGGATCTCAAGTTCATGTAAGTGCATCAAGGATTTACATCTTGAATATCTTGATGGAATAAACAATGTCACCATTGAAAGCTCCTCTTTGAAATCGTTTAGTTTTGTGATGGTCGCTGACTCGGCTGACGGTGCCTGCCACATCAACATCTCAGGTGAGAAACTTGAAGAAATATGTATCAGCTGGGAACCTACTCCTACAGGCAGCAGATTACTAAATATCCGTGCTCCAAATCTTAAGTATCTGAAGTGGTTTGGGTGTTTGTTGATGCGCCAAAATTTGGGGGAACTAATGTGTTTAGAAAAAGCTGAACTTTCTTTGAAGCCTGAAGCGGATGACCTTAACTTCTTGTCTGAGGTTCTTTGCAGTATAAGCAGGGTTAAAGTTCTTACTCTAAACCATGAGACCACCATG GCTCTGTTCAATGGGGGTTTGACGGCAAAACTATTAGgatatgtttttcatttgtgcATTTCTATTGGAAGCTTCGGTGATATCCTAGTTCCAGGAATGGTCTCTGTTTTTGGAGGACTACATAATTTGAATACGTTGGAGATAAAGACTGATCACTGGTCATGTGACCCTGAATGT TGTTCTGGGTTTGACATGGGATACTGGGGTTTGCAAAACCTTTCTTTTATTCATCAACTTAAGGAGGTGACGATAGAGCTGTGCGATGGATCTAACGGAATTCAGTTTGCAAAATATATCCTCGAGCATGCTCAGAATTTGAAGAAGGTGAAGATCGTTCATTCGCCTTGGCAGTGTAATGATATAGCAGAGGTAAAGAAAAGCAAAATGGCTTCCAATATTGCCACAGTTGTCTCTGAGGAATATAGGACACCCAGGTTTTATGTTTAA
- the LOC108172124 gene encoding uncharacterized protein — MNNVTIESSSLKSFSFEMFDDAVDGDCHINISGEKLEEICIDWGDRPTGSRLLNIRAPNLKYLKWFGGLMMRQNLGELMCLEKAELSLKPEADDLNFLSEVLCSISRVKVLTLNNETSMALFNGGSTARLLGYVFHLCIYIGRFHDILVPGMVSVFGGLHNLNTLEIKSDHWSWDPEAYGSGFDMGYWGLQNLSFIHQLKEVTIELCAASNGIQFAKYILEHAQNLKKVKIFHSPWWRNDIAEVKKSKMASNIATVVFEEYRIPR, encoded by the exons ATGAACAATGTCACCATTGAAAGCTCCTCTTTGAAATCGTTTAGTTTTGAGATGTTCGATGACGCGGTTGATGGTGACTGCCACATCAACATCTCAGGTGAGAAACTTGAAGAAATATGTATTGACTGGGGAGATCGTCCTACAGGCAGCAGATTACTAAATATCCGTGCTCCAAATCTTAAGTATCTGAAGTGGTTTGGGGGTTTGATGATGCGCCAGAATTTGGGGGAACTAATGTGTTTAGAAAAAGCTGAACTTTCTTTGAAGCCTGAAGCGGATGACCTTAACTTCTTGTCTGAGGTTCTTTGCAGTATAAGCAGGGTTAAAGTTCTTACTCTAAACAATGAGACCTCCATG GCTCTGTTCAATGGGGGTTCGACGGCAAGACTATTAGgatatgtttttcatttgtgcATTTATATTGGACGTTTCCATGATATCCTAGTTCCAGGAATGGTCTCCGTTTTTGGAGGACTACATAATTTGAATACTTTGGAGATAAAGTCTGATCATTGGTCATGGGACCCTGAAGCTTAT GGTTCTGGGTTTGACATGGGGTACTGGGGTTTGCAAAACCTTTCTTTTATTCATCAACTCAAGGAGGTGACGATAGAGCTGTGCGCTGCATCTAACGGAATTCAGTTTGCAAAATATATCCTCGAGCATGCTCAGAATTTGAAGAAGGTGAAGATCTTTCATTCGCCTTGGTGGCGTAATGATATAGCAGAGGTAAAGAAAAGCAAAATGGCTTCCAATATTGCCACGGTTGTCTTTGAGGAATATAGGATACCCAGATGA